The DNA sequence GATCGTGGAGAGTTCATCGGGAATGACACGTGCCTCAGGCGTCCAGTCGCTGGTCAGTACTTCTTTCAGATACTCGTGGATCGCCGGGCCTCCCCGGTCTTCATATTCACCTCGACTGGCGCGGTCGGATACGGTCACAATTCCTATTCTGGCTGTCATTTATTATCTATCTGAAAAGAGAGCAATAAGGTAATTCAGGTCTCAAACACGTTACTGCCTGACTGCTGGATTATAACGATTCGCGGACTGAATTTAAAAAGAGATTGCTTGCTAAACAGACTTTTCAACCTACTTATTCCGTTGTAACAGTACTGATCGCCAGCTGATTCAGGGAGACGTCGTTAGATGATGTTTATCTTCGCTGATACTGTAATCAACGGAAACTTTGTTTTCTTGAAAGGCCTCATCTCGCTGTTGAATTAATTGAATGGCTGCATGATTTCGGGAGATGACACCCGGTTGTGGGTACAGGCCGCCGCCGATGACAAGTGCGACCAGGATCAGAATGGCGACATGTTCTGGGATCCGTGCCCGGAGCGATATGGATGCCGAATGATGCGTTCCCGTAAAGACCCGAAAGTAGACCTGCAGGATTGCAATGCTGTTCAATGCGGTTGCGATCACAACTGCAGTCCCGACCAGTGGGTAGATTTCAATTACTCCTTCAATCAGAAGTTCGGTCCCGATAAAGCCCAGCGTTCCGGGAAAGCCGATTGACGCGAGGCCCGTAACCAGAAATAACCCTGCCAGGGTGGGAGTATGTTCGTAAAGTCCATGATAGGTTTTCAGAGAAATCCGACCGGTTCTGGCTTCGACAGAACGCAAGGTTAAGGCAAATCCGGCCAGTGAAATTCCAACAGAAATCCAGACACATAATCCACCTGTCAGTCCCAGAGGAGTCGCCATTTCTAAACCAACGAGCACCAGGGAAGAATGGCTCAGGAACAGATAGCAGAAAAAACGGCGGGCTTCCTGTTGCACCAGCGCCATGCCGGCTGCATAGACGGCTGTAATCAGGGAAACAATCGCGATGCCCTGCAATGCCCAGTCTGGGGCAATGGGGAAGACCAGCCGTAAGATGGCATAAGCGCCCGTCATGGGAGTGACGAACAGTAAGGCGGTTCCGAACGTGATTTTATCAAACAGATCTGTCATCCAGCAGTGAAGTGGAATGATTCCGCTTCGCAATAAGGCAGCGGTGGTCAGCAGCGCGCCAGCGATCAGTGAGAGTGTGCCGCTTTGATCCTTGAAGCTGGAAAGTAAGCCTCCAGCGACCAGAAGCAGGACAAACAGCCCCATGTGTAGAACATAGACACGGCTTGAGCGTTTATTGGACCGGAATTCCAGTAAGGGAGGGATTGTTGCCACGGAAAGTAAGAGAATGATGATCCACGGTTCTTTACTGCTGAGTGTCGACAGCAAGATCGCTTCGGAGATTAAAGTGTTACTGAAAGAAAAACTATGTCCCTTGGTCTTCAGCGTGGAAAGCACCGTCAGGAGGTAAAGCAGCGCTGCCAGCGGCAGCAAAGGGGCACTCAAGTCATCGACCACAAAGAGGTTTTTATGGAACAGTCGATAAAACAGGGAGAACGGTTCAGAGGCAGCAAACGTGTTGAGACTTACAAAGTCGATCCATCCGCAGATCGTGACCAGACAGGTCAATGTGCAGATGCGGATGCAGCGCTTGTAAGCACGATCCCGATCTGGAGTGAATTTGAGCCAGATTGATCCCAGCAGAGTGATCAGGACGGATATTTCCATCCAGGGGAGATGGAGTTCGGGCAACATTAATTTTCCTCCAGAGAATCAGAGACTGGGGAGACGGATTCAGATTCTCTTTGATCTTCTCCGGAAATCAGATTCGTCCAGCGCGATTCTAAACTGTCACAATAACGAAACAGCCCAACAAAGGGGGTGATGATGAATCGGTTACAAAGCATATCCAGATAGCCTCGTTCCAGTTCAAATCGATACAGTGATACACGATACCGTTCGGGCATAATTCGAACCCAGAGTGATGGTTTTTGTGTCAGATGAGCCCCAATCGCATTTTCTAGTGAATGGTAATCGTGAAATAATGACGGCGCTCGCAGCAACTGTAATGTTCTCAGACAGGCGTGCCCGATGATGTGAATCAGCGCGATGTAACGTAAGCCACATCCGATTTCGACGACGATGATGCTCACCTGAGTCAGTGAGGCAAAGGCGAGTGCACTTTTAATATCAGTTTGCACGCGGGCAACGAGAGTACCATAAATCGCGGAGACCAGCCCCAGCAGGATAACTGTCAGGCTGAGTAGCGGGGATAGCTCGAGAATCGGACTGACACGCAACAGCAGATAGGCGCCCAGATGGACGGAAAGTGATCCGTAAAAAACAGCACTCGAGGGGGTGGGGCCTTCCATGGCGCGCGGTAACCATCCGGAAAATGGTACAAGGGCGGATTTTCCCGCTGCCGCGAATAACAGCAGTAGTCCGATAAACAACGCGTGTTGCTCTGAAATCGAAGCCTGCCCATCGGGCCATGAACCTGTTCCCATCAGTTCGGCGAAGTCACCTGCGCCAGTTAAATGGTGTAACATGATTGCCGCCACCAAAAATGCGGCGTCAGCAATTCTGTAGATCGACCAGATCCGCAGCCCGTTTCGAACGGGGTTGAGGCGTTCGTGAAAAAATGCCACCAGCAGTGCTGAAGAGAGTCCGACTAATTCCCAGCCGAAAAAGAGTGTCTCAATCGTTCCTGCCAGCGAAGACACTATCATTCCCAGCAGAAACAAGGCATAGCAGATGAAAAAACGATTATAGCCGGGTTCCCGATGCAGATAGCGACTGGCGAATGCGCCAACGGTACCACAAAGGATAAATGAAAGAATACAAAAGGGAATTGATAATCGATCGAAAATAAACTTCAAATGGAAGTGAAAATGTTGCTCGGGGAGCACGACCCAGTTCCCCATTTCGACAGGAACATATCGTTTGCCCAGGGTAAGCATCAGAACCAGGACTGCGATCGAGGCAAACAATCCCATGACGACGACCGTCTGGGTCGCATGGGCGATCAGTCGCTCACCCAATGGCTTGTTGATCAAGGACGACGTACCGAGTAATGCCAGCAGCAGGGCAGGGCCTGCGACAATACATACGCCGAGGAAATGGAATGCAATTTCAGAATTCATTAGGGAACCGATACCTGTTTCAACGAAGAGGAGATGACAGGATTTTCAATGGAGGCAAAACCAAGATGATCCCGTTTGCCACGGTACCAGTCTATGGAAGAGTTTGTACGCGGGAGTTGCTCTGACTCAGGACGATATAGTGTGAAAAATCCATTTCGATATTCATGGATCTGGGAGGTTGCCACATCAAGGATGGCTAACTGTACCCAGTTACCATTCACCAGTCTCGCAATTCCTGGATTGTCATTGATAATCCGGGACATGGCCTCTTTTGTCGTTTCGATGACGAGGAGTAACCGTACGGGTTCATGAATCTCGACCATCTGCCAGGGAAGTCCAGGTCGAAGATCGCTGGCAGAACCGTCCATCACACCTAACAGAGATGTGATATTATGTGCCAGCTTTGTGCCACAGCCATAACCCGTTGAATCGACGTATGAAAAATAGTATTCCAGATTGATCCCGGCACAAACGGGTATGACCGCCTGCAGCAGCCTTTCCAGAATCTTGCTGTCTTCATCATCCTGCAGGGGATTATAGGATGTCAGAAATGCACGACGATCCAGAAACAGTCCACGGTTCCATTCTCTGCGCCCGACAAAGCAGATCGAATTAGTCGCGTGTCCATACTCGGGACGCACCTGTGAAAGGTCCTCTGCACGACCTTCGACATGTCGCAGTGCTTCATCAACTGAGAGATCAAGATCGGCAGATTCAAACTGGCGGCAACGTTCATGGGCATTATGAGCGCGGGCCGCGGTGATGTGCTTGTCTGCCGTTTCAAACAGTTTCCGGTGGGAGACTGGAAGACGGTCGAGGTCATACCAGGTGACGTTGTCGTTACAGGTATTGTGGTAGCAGCCTAAAAAATTTGTCTCGTCGGGGATAACCAGATTGTGTTCAGACAGGATACGTCGCACTCGGGGATCGTTTGCCATTTGAGCGAACGCGCGTGCATTGGGGCCTCCGCGACCTCCTCCGCATGCGCCACAATCATGCGCGGCTTCGTGCGGGTTATTCATGCTAGAAGATCCGTGGCCACAAATAATGACCAGGGGAGAAAACTGTTCTGATCGTGCCAGCCCCATGGCCCGTAATCCACCTTCAACGATTTGCGCCATTTCTGCAATCGAATACCCCAGTTGATCACCTTGATTCCCTGGCTCGGCACTGATTCGCTCCAGCCTTAGTTGAGTTGTGGGAGGGGCAACGATGCTCTGAAACATCCCGCGGATCTGGGCTGTTGTACGTGGAAAGAGCGTGCGGGCAACCAGGGGAAACGCCGCCAGTGAACCAACCAGACCGGTTAACAAACCGCCGAGGAAAGTCCGGGTCCCTACATGCGTCTGATGGGTGGCTCGACCGAGGCGACGACGTGTGACCGCGCGGCGACGACTGATGCGTTCGAGCGAATAGAGCGTCTCTTCCTGCACAAAATGAACCGGTTTGATGTTAACCGGGCATAGCGGTGTGAAATGGGCGTCCGCAGCACCACGATAGTACATCGCGACACCAAAGAAACCGGCGATTCCAAACGTTTCGCACTCGGGAGCGATTTCTTCCAGGTGCCGGCGGAATGATTCTTCACGTTCATCAATGCAACAGACGACCTGATATGCGGGCTGCATCGGTTGCTGAGTTTCAGCCTGCGTCTGTAATTCCCGGTAGCGTTTTGTATGCGCTGTAACTGCGTTGAGTATGTCGTTTCGGTATTTACGTTCATAGGCCAGGTGGAATATGCGTCGACGTTCCAGGCTCGAAAATTGTTCAATTTCCTGAATGAGCAGTCTCCACTGTTCATCTGAAAGATACATCAGGTCTTCCGGGTTCCAGCCACGCACTTGAGAAAGCTGAAATAAAGTAAACGCCAGTTGATATTGATGGTCTTTCAGGCAGGGATGGGTGTTTTTCAGGATCTCATTGCGGACCGTTGCCAGGGAGCCCTCAAAATGAAGTGATTCCTGTATCACAGCCGTCACAGCGAGCCGATCGAGGATCAGGCGGACTGCCAGGAATTCGATCAGAGTTCCTTTGGGGGCAGGGTGGGGAGCCCATTCCGCATTGGATTCCATTTGCCAGACAATACCGGACCACCCCCGCAAGGCAAGCAGCGTTTGGGAAACATAATCATCCCGTTCTTCGTCAGGGACTCCCAGCAGTGAGAGGGATTCACTGATTGATTCCAGGGGGCTGAGGTTAGACACCAGCAGGCGATTGATTTCGCTGTTGAGTCCTGAGAGTGCGACAGAGGGACTCAGTTTTGACCCGGAATATAAATTCAGGAACGCATGATAAAATCCTGTATTGCGTTCGGGGAGCGTCCATGCGCCAAATCCCTGATCGAGAAATGCTGCACAGAAACGAATTAAGACTTCGTTTACGATCAGATCGGAATCGACGCCGGTTGCGCTCATTAACAGATCTCGGTGTCTGACCGATTTTTGCGTGGTGCTCATCGGTTTGATGTTCGCAGACTGGACGCGGTTGTGGCAGACTTCCCACAGGAAGTGTAAGGCAAATGATTCCCACTTCTGCGCATTCCATGAATCCATGGATTTCGTATTGAACTGACCACAAAGGCTGCTCATGATCATTTCTGACTTTTGATCAGTCTGATGCTTGCCTTCGCGGAAGTCCCGCATGATCCAGTTTTGTGTTTTGGCAATTGTCTGGGCGCGGGTGGCGGGCGAAACTTCCTGTCGAAAGCGACGTAAAGCATCGGTTTCTGCAATGAACCAGCGTAATTCCGCTACGGGGCCTGAATGGAGGGGGAACTCTAACATGGCCAGGCGGAGGGCGTACCTTGTTCCAAACGTACCAATCAGTTGATCTGCCCTTTCAGCAAGTTCGTCGTGTAAGACGGCCTGCAGGTCCTGGACGCGAATCCGCTGGTTTTCCAGTTTTTTTCGATAGCGCTCTTCTGGCAGGTATGGATGGCAGCCAAAAATCTTGCCACCTGCGGAGACACCGTTCTCAAAGGGAAGATTCTCAAAGGCATGCAGCGTATTGTGGTGTACGAAGACCGTAATCGGACCCTGAGCTGGCAGATAATGTGCGGCATGTTTTATAGCCTGGAGCAGCTCAGCATGCTCTTCGGAGTCTGTCGATAACTCAGGCTGATCGCCTGGTTTGTTTTCAGTGGGTTTATTCATGATGAATCACAAGCTACCGCTGCGCCCGGTTGAGTGTGCGCATAACTTCCATATGAGGGATCACCAACCGTCTCAGGAAGGCAGAGGGCCTGCTCCATAACCAGTCAGTGATTAGAATGAGGACTGCTTAAATATCGCGAGCACGCAGCATTAAGACAGAGTTGTAGAAGCCAGCAGGCAAATCCTTTCAACTGAATTTGCGCAATCAGACTGCAGAAACTGGTGGGGCCCGGGAGCAGTCAGGGCTGTAAGCGATTCTCGTGGGGATGACAGCAACATCATGAATAGAGCGATCAACATAATCTGTCTGATTAAAGTAGTCGCTCGATATTCTCAGGAGCTGAAAAGTGAGTTCCCATTTTTTTAACTCGTCCTTGGATTTACTTTCTTTACCGACAGGCTGATTGATGGGGGAGGATTGCCCTTCCCCGACAGCAACCTGCGAAGGCATAGATCCAAAGATCAGTACGCAGAAGAGAATTAAATAAACGAGGAGTCTCATTAATGGTTCCAGCATTAACAGTTTCAGTTTCGCCGCTGAAAATCAGTCAGGAATACGAAAATAAACCGCTAATAGCAGAGGTCAAAAACTGGTATACGGGAAAACAATATACGTACTTTTAACAGGGGTGACAAGTCTGTAGAACCCTTGGAACAGGTGAGACCATGGATGTGTAAGAATGTATATTTTTGATGGGTGGTAATCGAATAAGAAGATTATCTCACCTATCACGCATTTATTTTATTATACTGAAATCAACATTTATTGTCTGAGAGACTGACTAGAATGTCTGAGAAAAGGTGTTTTATCAAACCTTCCCTTTGACTACATTACCGCGGTAATTGAACTACATTTAAATATCTTGGGAGTAATGAGATGCAAAAACTTGTCGATGGAATTCACAAGTTTCAAAGAAACTATTTCAGCCAGGACCAGAAGCTGTTTGAAACTCTGGTTGAGGGGCAGCATCCGCTCGCCTTGTTCATTACCTGTTCGGACTCCAGAATCAATCCGAATTACATGACTCAGACCAAACCTGGAGAACTGTTTATTCAGCGAACTGCCGGTAATATTGTACCAGCTTATGGAGCGGTTCACGGTGGTGAAGCAGCGACAATCGAGTATGCTGTCAGTGCACTCAAAGTGAAAGACATCATCGTATGTGGCCACTCCCATTGCGGGGCCATGTCAGGTCTGCTCAATCCCGAGCTCATTGAGAAGATGCCTGCTGTCAAAAGTTATCTGGAACACGCCGAGTGTACGCGTCGGATCGTGGATGAGAATTACGGGCATCTTACCGACCCCGAAAAACGTCTGATTCTGACCGTTCAGGAAAATGTACTCGTACAGATTGAAAACCTGAAAACCCACCCCTCGGTAGCTGCTGCGGTAGGCCGAGGAGAATTAAAGCTGCACGGCTGGGTTTATAAATTCGAAACTGGTGAGGTATTCAATTTTAATCCGGATGAGGGGCAGTTCCTGCCTTTGGAAGAAGACGTCTTATCCGAAAAGGCATTGGATAAAGCGATGCCACCTATCTCCCCCATCTAACGTTACTGGAGAAGCCTGCTACCCGCACTGCCTTGTTTCTTGAATAGAGATGAGGTGTTTATTCGGGTGTGCAGGCTATTTTTTCAGCCAGCGGCAGTTCACCCTCATCGATCTGGTAGTTACCAAAGCGGATTGAGTAGTTATCGTTAAACCAGTCCTTGATCTGAGGCAGGAATTCCTGGTCAAATTCAGGAGCGGTGAAGAAGGTGCGTCCGAAATGGTGCGCCTGAATTTCTCCATCGGCAACAACCATCTCTCCATCTTTAAAGACCCAGCGGGGGCGTTCAAACATTTCCTGTCGGTTTTGTTGCGGGGAGTAAATTGTGATGTCAGCATGAGCGCCGGTGCCCAGATGCCCTTTGTCTTTCATGCCCAGCACACGAGCGGGGGCAGCCCGGGTAATAATGGCGATTTCATAGAGCGAATACTCACGTGTCAGATCTGCCAGCACACTTCGTTCGCGGATCGCTTCGGGCATCTGTGACAGGAATTCATCTCGGAAGCTTTTATCCATCAACAGATAAATGATCTCGGGGTAATGATAGAAGGCTCCGCCGTTGGGGTGATCACTGGTCATGACAACCCGCCAGGGGTCTTCCATCAGCAGATACCATTCCAGGGCGATCGCCCATTGGACGGCATGAATCAGGCTCCGCTGCGGTCGGTATTCAATGGGGATTACGCCACAGCTGCTTTCGAGTTCACAATCAGCGGTGTACCACTTGTTGCGATTGATGTTGTGCAGGAACTGGCTGAACGGCGTGTCCCCGGTCATGGAGAGGGTCAGCCCGGGATTGATGTGTCCCACGTCCACCGTGATGTTTTCGTGTGACTGGACATAATCGACCAGTTTCTGGGTAGCCGAGGAAAAACTGCTCGGGTCGTTTGGATCGCCATCATACGAGTGAAACTGGACGTGTGCTAAATGGCCTCGATGCCCTTCGAGCGATTCCATTGTGTTCAGAGTGGTTTCCCAGTTGCCGGGAATTCCCAGATTATTACAGTGAATATGCACTGAGTGAGGGAGTTCCAGGCGGTCGGCAGTACCTGCCAGTCCGCGTACAATCTGGCGGGGAGTCACGCCGAAACCTTCTACGGGTGCATCCAGTTCCCACATCGATTTGCGACTGATCTGTTTCCAGTCTTCCACGCCACCAGGATTGACGATTTTGATCGTGTAACCCTTGGCCGATTCCAGCAGCCAGGCGCAATAGGAGTCCAGCGCATTCTGATCCTGATTCCGCAGATGCTTCATTACGAAATGATTGTTGCCGAACAGCAGGTAGAAGCCTTTATCCAGAATCGGCGTGTCCTGCAGTTCCTCATGGGCGTGGCGGGCGTGCAATCCTGGAATGGCGGCGTCCATGGCCGTGGTATAGCCAATACTGGCAAACAGGTAGCCGGTGGCGAAGGTACTGGGCACGACGCCTCCTGTGCCGGAACGCGTCTGTTCTGTGCGGAAGATGGGAGCAGCCTGCCGCTTCATCTCGGGCGTCATTTTGCGCCCCGCGTTCACTTTGGGACCGGCAATATGACAGTGCATATCGATCCCTCCCGGCATCACAGTGTAGCCGCTGGCATCCAGGGTTTTACCGGTGAACGAGTCTGCATCCAGGGGACGGTCGATGATCTTACCATCCTGAATCCAGAGGTCGCGGACCTCACCATTGACTCCATTGGCTGGATCGTAGACCGTTCCATTTTTTATCTGGAAGAGAGACACGGGATACCTTTTGTCGTGACAGTCACATCAGGCAGCAGCACAATGCAATGACGCGGAAATGTGAAGATTAATGGTGGCGGCAGCAATTGGATCGTCCACAGCCGGGATCGGCCATGGGAAGTTGAGATTTTTTATTACTGCTTTCTCCTTTGAAAAGCAATCCGCCTGAGATCAGACGTTCGACCGGAGCTGCCGCGGGAGTGCCGTTGAGGGGGACTCCTGCTTTCTCGCAGACTTCACCCCAGGTTTTGAGCGATTCGCTCATGCGATGGCTGACTTCAACTGTTTCGTTGTTTGATTCACAAAAATATTCGTAGGTGATCATACTGATGATTCCGAAGCTTTCGAAACGACTATCCCGATGTTTGTCTGGCCTGCTGGATCGCCCGGCGTTTCTGTGCATAACGTTTCACAAGTTCGTCCGAGACGACGCCGACCAGAATTACTGCACCAATGATAGCAAATTCCAGCTGGGAGGGAATCCCCAGCATGGTGATTGAATTACGCAGAACCCGCATCAGAGCGGCACCGATTACCACTCCCAGAATCGTCCCTTCCCCGCCGCGAATACTGCATCCCCCCAGTACCGCTGCTGCAATCGCGTACAGTTCGTAAAAATTACCAATCCCCTCGGGCTGGACCGAGTTGATATCCAGGCCGAACAGGATGCCCCCGATGCCCGCCAGAAACGAGCAGATCACATAGGCCGTAATCACAACTTTATCGGTTTTGATGCCGGAATACCGGGCGGCTGCCTCATTGTTTCCGATGGCTTTGAGATAGCGGCCAAAAATCGTTTTATTCAACAGGAAAGCAGCCAGCAGAGCCAGGCCGAGCATGATTAAGAACGGCACAGGTAGCTTGAATCCTTCGATGAAGGGGAGATCGATTTTACCCGTTGCCAGATAGCGGAGTCCCGCATGAGCCGTACCGAAGCCCTGGGTTTGATCCTCGGTAATCCCCCGGGCGACACCCCGATAAATCAACAGGCCACACAAGGTCACGATAAAGGGTTGCAGTTTCAATTTGGTAATCAGTAAACCATGTGCGAGGCCGATACAGATCGAGAGAGCGCCGACGATCAGGAAGGCGAGCGGAACGGGAACCCCTTTGGCCAGCAGGTATGGCAGCATGGTTCCAATCAGGCAGATCACCGAACCGATCGACAGATCAATGCCGCCGGAAATGATGACAAAGGCGACGCCAATACTGATAATTCCAAACAGGGATGTGAGTCGCGTCACATTCTGAATGTTATACGCAGACACAAAGTTCTCGTTTGAGATGGCAGTTACGCCGCAGACAACAATCAGTAAGATTAAAATTCCCAGTATTTTTTTCATGATTCTGATTCTCAGGTATGATTTCAGCTTAGATGATCATTGTGTCTGACTGTGGCTGAGAGTCTGGCCGGTCGCCAGTTGCATGATGGCCTCCTCGCTCAGTTCATCGCGGGAGAGTTCGCCGGTCATTTGTCCCTCATGCATGACCAGCACACGGTCAGAGATACCGCGGATCTCTTCCAGATCGCTGCTGACAAACAGGACCGCCATGCCTTGAGAGGCCAGTTGATTCATCAGTGTGTAGATTTCTTCCTTTGCCCCAATGTCAACGCCGCGGGTGGGCTCGTCGAGCAGCAGCACACGAGGATTCATGGCCAGCCATTTTCCCAGCACGACCTTCTGTTGATTTCCGCCAGATAAAAACTGCACGATCTGACTATCGCTGGGAGTTTTGATCTTCATCGCCGCGATCATCTCTTCGGAGATGTTGCGTTCCTGATTGAAGTTAATTCTACCCAGTGATTTTCGATCGCGCGTCAGGCTGGCCAGACTCATGTTTTCGCGGACTGCCATTTCCAGCACCAGTCCTTGCAGTTTACGGTCTTCAGGCACCAGTGCCAGACCGGCACGGATTGCATCCCGCGGTGAATTGATCTGCACTTCCTGTCCGGCCACAGAGATGGAACCGCTGAGAGGGGAGTCGATGCCAAAGAGTACCTGCATCAGTTCTGTACGACCAGCTCCGACCAGTCCTGAAATCCCAACGATTTCATTCTGCCTGATCGAAAAGTTGATGAAGTGGGATGGATAGGCGGGTGTGCGGAGCTGCTTGACTTCCATAACGACCGGGCCGGGTTCATGGGGCGTATGTGGAAAAAACTGGGAGACATTCCTGCCCACCATTAATTGCACCATCCGTTCATGAGAGATTGAGGCACGATCCAGATCGCCGGCGTTTTCGCCATCGCGTAAGACAACGACCCGATCAGCCAGGTCATTGACCTCGCCCAACCGATGGGAAATGTAAATCACACTGACCCCCCGCGCCTTCAGCTCGCGGATGACGTCAAACAGGGCCTCCGATTCATGCAGAGAAAGGGACGAGGTAGGTTCATCCATAATCAGGATTCGGGCATTGATCGAAAGAGCCTTGGCAATTTCGACCATCTGTTGCTGCCCGACGGTCAGGTCCCCTACCAGGGTTTGCGGGGGGAGATTCAGTCCTACCTGCTTGAGCAGTTTTTCGGATTCGAGGTAGGTCTGCTGCTGGTTAATCACATTCCAGGAAGCGGGCTCACGTCCCAGAAAAATATTGGCTGCGATGTCCAGATTCTCACAGAGGTTCAACTCCTGGTGAATCAGGGCGATCCCGTTCTCCAACGCAGCCTCTACGTCGGAGATTGAGACTTCTGCTCCTTCAATCAGCAGTTTCCCCGAATCTGGGGGTTGGACACCCGCCAGGATTTTCATCAGCGTACTTTTACCGGCACCATTTTCACCAATGACGGCCAGTACTTCTCCATGTTTTAACGACAGGCTGACCTGGCTCAAGGCTTTGACGCCAGGAAACTGTTTGGAGATCTGAGCTACTTCGAGAAGAGGTGCCGGATGAGTCGTGGCAGGACTACTCATCCTTCTGCGGTTCTTTCTGCTGTTCTGAGGAGCTGGACTCAGGGGCCGATCCGGTTTCTTTGGATTCGCTTGCGGGTTGATCCTGATCCTGTTTCGGTGAATCTCCGAGCAGTGATTTCAGTTCGGTCCAGAACTCCTCGACATTGTCTTTGCGGATTTTGCGAGCCGGAATATGCAGGATTTCGTTTTCCGGGATCACTGACTTGTCACCGTTGGCGAGTGCTTTCAAAACCCGTACCGATTCGTAGCCGTACTGGTAAGGGTTTTGCACGACGGTACCTACCACCGTACCATCCATAATTCCCTGCAGGCTGGCTTCGTTTTCGTCAAAAGAGACAACCTTGATTTCCTGGAGTTTCCCGGCGTCACGAATCGCCTCCAGGCAGAGCGGGGGATTGTAAGCAAAGAGTCCGACCATGCATTTTAAATTGGGATACTTGGCAATCGCATCTTCCGCATTCGCTTTGGCCTGCAGATGGTCGAAGTCGTCCGTACGGGTATCAATAATAGAGTATTTGTCATTCTTGATGACCTCACCTGGTTCGTCATAACGTGAACCGTCGTGCGAGCGATCCATCAGTTCGTCAATCACACCCTGCCTGCGTTGACGGGCATTGGCCTGCCCCAGACGTCCCACGAACAGCATGACCTCGCCTCCATCCGGCAGAGCTTCTTTGACCAGTTCTCCACACATGCGACCGGCGGTGTAGTTATCCATGCCGATATAGCACTGACGTGGGCTTTCCGGTGCATCGGAATCTTGAGTGATCAGAATCGATCGCTCGGCGATTTCTTTTAACAGCTCATTTTGATTTTCCGGATCAATCGGGCTGATGGCAATTCCATCGACGTTTTGAGCCAGTAGTTCCTGAACCATTCGTTTCTGGTCCGCCACACCCTGGGGGGGCATTCTCACTTCGACATTCACATCCAGGTCTTCACCCG is a window from the Gimesia benthica genome containing:
- a CDS encoding proton-conducting transporter transmembrane domain-containing protein; the encoded protein is MLPELHLPWMEISVLITLLGSIWLKFTPDRDRAYKRCIRICTLTCLVTICGWIDFVSLNTFAASEPFSLFYRLFHKNLFVVDDLSAPLLPLAALLYLLTVLSTLKTKGHSFSFSNTLISEAILLSTLSSKEPWIIILLLSVATIPPLLEFRSNKRSSRVYVLHMGLFVLLLVAGGLLSSFKDQSGTLSLIAGALLTTAALLRSGIIPLHCWMTDLFDKITFGTALLFVTPMTGAYAILRLVFPIAPDWALQGIAIVSLITAVYAAGMALVQQEARRFFCYLFLSHSSLVLVGLEMATPLGLTGGLCVWISVGISLAGFALTLRSVEARTGRISLKTYHGLYEHTPTLAGLFLVTGLASIGFPGTLGFIGTELLIEGVIEIYPLVGTAVVIATALNSIAILQVYFRVFTGTHHSASISLRARIPEHVAILILVALVIGGGLYPQPGVISRNHAAIQLIQQRDEAFQENKVSVDYSISEDKHHLTTSP
- a CDS encoding proton-conducting transporter transmembrane domain-containing protein produces the protein MNSEIAFHFLGVCIVAGPALLLALLGTSSLINKPLGERLIAHATQTVVVMGLFASIAVLVLMLTLGKRYVPVEMGNWVVLPEQHFHFHLKFIFDRLSIPFCILSFILCGTVGAFASRYLHREPGYNRFFICYALFLLGMIVSSLAGTIETLFFGWELVGLSSALLVAFFHERLNPVRNGLRIWSIYRIADAAFLVAAIMLHHLTGAGDFAELMGTGSWPDGQASISEQHALFIGLLLLFAAAGKSALVPFSGWLPRAMEGPTPSSAVFYGSLSVHLGAYLLLRVSPILELSPLLSLTVILLGLVSAIYGTLVARVQTDIKSALAFASLTQVSIIVVEIGCGLRYIALIHIIGHACLRTLQLLRAPSLFHDYHSLENAIGAHLTQKPSLWVRIMPERYRVSLYRFELERGYLDMLCNRFIITPFVGLFRYCDSLESRWTNLISGEDQRESESVSPVSDSLEEN
- a CDS encoding DUF2309 domain-containing protein, whose translation is MNKPTENKPGDQPELSTDSEEHAELLQAIKHAAHYLPAQGPITVFVHHNTLHAFENLPFENGVSAGGKIFGCHPYLPEERYRKKLENQRIRVQDLQAVLHDELAERADQLIGTFGTRYALRLAMLEFPLHSGPVAELRWFIAETDALRRFRQEVSPATRAQTIAKTQNWIMRDFREGKHQTDQKSEMIMSSLCGQFNTKSMDSWNAQKWESFALHFLWEVCHNRVQSANIKPMSTTQKSVRHRDLLMSATGVDSDLIVNEVLIRFCAAFLDQGFGAWTLPERNTGFYHAFLNLYSGSKLSPSVALSGLNSEINRLLVSNLSPLESISESLSLLGVPDEERDDYVSQTLLALRGWSGIVWQMESNAEWAPHPAPKGTLIEFLAVRLILDRLAVTAVIQESLHFEGSLATVRNEILKNTHPCLKDHQYQLAFTLFQLSQVRGWNPEDLMYLSDEQWRLLIQEIEQFSSLERRRIFHLAYERKYRNDILNAVTAHTKRYRELQTQAETQQPMQPAYQVVCCIDEREESFRRHLEEIAPECETFGIAGFFGVAMYYRGAADAHFTPLCPVNIKPVHFVQEETLYSLERISRRRAVTRRRLGRATHQTHVGTRTFLGGLLTGLVGSLAAFPLVARTLFPRTTAQIRGMFQSIVAPPTTQLRLERISAEPGNQGDQLGYSIAEMAQIVEGGLRAMGLARSEQFSPLVIICGHGSSSMNNPHEAAHDCGACGGGRGGPNARAFAQMANDPRVRRILSEHNLVIPDETNFLGCYHNTCNDNVTWYDLDRLPVSHRKLFETADKHITAARAHNAHERCRQFESADLDLSVDEALRHVEGRAEDLSQVRPEYGHATNSICFVGRREWNRGLFLDRRAFLTSYNPLQDDEDSKILERLLQAVIPVCAGINLEYYFSYVDSTGYGCGTKLAHNITSLLGVMDGSASDLRPGLPWQMVEIHEPVRLLLVIETTKEAMSRIINDNPGIARLVNGNWVQLAILDVATSQIHEYRNGFFTLYRPESEQLPRTNSSIDWYRGKRDHLGFASIENPVISSSLKQVSVP
- a CDS encoding carbonic anhydrase, producing the protein MQKLVDGIHKFQRNYFSQDQKLFETLVEGQHPLALFITCSDSRINPNYMTQTKPGELFIQRTAGNIVPAYGAVHGGEAATIEYAVSALKVKDIIVCGHSHCGAMSGLLNPELIEKMPAVKSYLEHAECTRRIVDENYGHLTDPEKRLILTVQENVLVQIENLKTHPSVAAAVGRGELKLHGWVYKFETGEVFNFNPDEGQFLPLEEDVLSEKALDKAMPPISPI